The following coding sequences lie in one Myxococcus xanthus genomic window:
- a CDS encoding CheW domain-containing protein — MNDDAFHEKEEEVDLLFFDIGATLYGTDASQVLRIDRALPEDLTLPELGLPHRGNRAIVFDTPEGEAHLKVDAVHGVRSIPVNSLRRMPPTAGAAAYAVGVCLEEARTVLLIDLVETARTQGRH; from the coding sequence GTGAACGACGACGCCTTCCACGAGAAGGAGGAAGAGGTGGATCTGCTCTTCTTCGACATCGGCGCCACGCTCTACGGCACGGATGCGTCCCAGGTGCTGCGCATCGACCGCGCGCTGCCGGAGGACCTCACGCTGCCGGAGCTGGGGCTGCCCCACCGGGGCAACCGCGCCATCGTCTTCGACACCCCGGAGGGTGAAGCCCACCTCAAGGTGGACGCCGTGCACGGCGTGCGCTCCATCCCCGTCAATTCCTTGCGCCGGATGCCTCCCACGGCCGGCGCCGCAGCCTACGCAGTCGGTGTGTGCCTGGAAGAGGCCCGCACCGTGTTGCTCATCGATCTGGTCGAAACCGCAAGGACTCAAGGAAGGCACTGA
- a CDS encoding chemotaxis protein CheW → MAPDRALAAQARPEQEFFCFRVGDLRLGVPSENVLEVLRAGLLTPLPRTPSFIMGVTGHRGEVLPVLDLLRFLSKGEARIGPRTRLFVGVTGSYVAGVVADTVLGLRRIPVADILPPPLGGDAAAEHLLGVVQASGNQEAINLLNFSKLLQTARQRAVAR, encoded by the coding sequence ATGGCTCCGGACCGCGCCTTGGCCGCCCAGGCCCGGCCGGAGCAGGAGTTCTTCTGCTTCCGCGTGGGCGACCTCCGCCTGGGCGTGCCCAGTGAGAACGTGCTCGAAGTGCTTCGGGCCGGTCTGCTCACGCCCTTGCCCCGGACCCCGTCCTTCATCATGGGCGTCACCGGCCACCGGGGCGAGGTGCTTCCGGTGCTGGACCTGCTGCGCTTCCTCTCCAAGGGAGAGGCCCGCATCGGCCCGCGCACCCGCCTGTTCGTCGGCGTCACGGGCAGCTACGTGGCCGGAGTCGTCGCGGATACGGTGCTGGGTTTGCGCCGCATTCCCGTGGCGGACATCCTCCCACCGCCCCTGGGCGGTGACGCCGCGGCCGAGCACCTGCTGGGCGTGGTGCAGGCCAGCGGCAACCAGGAAGCCATCAACCTCCTCAACTTCTCCAAGCTGCTCCAGACGGCGCGGCAGCGGGCGGTGGCGCGGTGA
- the ald gene encoding alanine dehydrogenase — MIVGVPKEIKTREYRVGMVPAGAAAFIAAGHTVLIETNAGVGSGIPDSEYQRVGAQIVSTADEVWKRSEMIIKVKEPIAPEYARIQPGQVIYTYFHLAGVDPELTKTLLQKKAAAVAYETLQPDDGSLPLLKPMSEVAGKMAIQVGAKCLERAHGGKGILLGGVPGVRRGRVTVIGGGVVGLCAAKVAVGMGAEVTIIDVNMERLTYLDDVFLGRVGVLASDSESIARSVREADLVVGAVLIPGRKAPKLVSEALISEMSPGSVVVDVAVDQGGCIETCKPTTHDNPTFEVHGVVHYCVANMPGAVPQTSTYALTNVTRPYSLMIANQGLAAAVKADRALSRALNTYNGHVTYEAVAKDMGYPYMPIADALAGK, encoded by the coding sequence GTGATCGTCGGAGTTCCCAAGGAGATCAAAACCCGCGAGTACCGCGTCGGCATGGTGCCGGCTGGCGCCGCCGCCTTCATCGCCGCGGGTCACACGGTCCTGATCGAGACGAACGCCGGCGTTGGCTCCGGCATCCCCGATTCGGAGTACCAGCGCGTCGGCGCACAGATCGTCTCCACCGCGGACGAGGTCTGGAAGCGCTCGGAGATGATCATCAAGGTCAAGGAGCCCATCGCGCCCGAGTACGCGCGCATCCAGCCCGGCCAGGTCATCTATACGTACTTCCACCTGGCCGGCGTGGACCCGGAGCTGACCAAGACGTTGCTCCAGAAGAAGGCCGCGGCCGTGGCCTATGAAACGCTGCAGCCGGACGACGGCAGCCTTCCGCTGCTCAAGCCCATGAGCGAGGTGGCCGGAAAGATGGCCATCCAGGTAGGCGCCAAGTGCCTGGAGCGGGCCCACGGCGGCAAGGGCATCCTCCTGGGCGGCGTGCCCGGCGTGCGCCGGGGCCGCGTCACCGTCATCGGCGGCGGCGTGGTGGGCCTGTGTGCCGCCAAGGTGGCGGTGGGCATGGGCGCAGAGGTCACCATCATCGACGTCAACATGGAGCGCCTCACCTACCTGGATGACGTGTTCCTCGGCCGCGTCGGCGTGCTGGCCTCCGACTCGGAGAGCATCGCCCGCTCCGTGCGCGAGGCCGACCTCGTCGTGGGCGCGGTGCTCATCCCCGGTCGCAAGGCCCCGAAGCTCGTCTCCGAGGCCCTCATCTCGGAGATGAGCCCGGGCTCCGTGGTGGTCGACGTGGCGGTGGACCAGGGTGGCTGCATCGAGACGTGCAAGCCCACCACCCACGACAACCCCACGTTCGAGGTCCACGGCGTCGTCCACTACTGCGTCGCCAACATGCCCGGCGCCGTGCCGCAGACGTCCACCTACGCCCTCACCAACGTCACCCGCCCCTATTCGCTCATGATCGCCAACCAGGGCCTGGCGGCGGCCGTGAAGGCGGACCGCGCCCTCTCGCGTGCGCTGAACACCTACAACGGCCACGTCACCTACGAGGCCGTCGCGAAGGACATGGGCTACCCCTACATGCCCATCGCGGACGCGCTCGCCGGCAAGTAA
- a CDS encoding anti-sigma factor family protein, whose translation MNCQDLERLLYPYLDGEFQPEERVDLETHLSGCADCRRRAEEEKQMQQALRRAARHSVSGMRAPASLRAGIQVGLKQEQRRVQFGVWLRAGAMALVVVTVGGGWAAFHAEQRLSAARTEAVQRHSKSKALPFEIASNAPEQVEEWFKDKVDPRITVPQIPKAKPLGGRISILNGREVAYISYETLPDNEGEPSRRLGVFVLPGNDEVSIPKFQALQAVEVDSAQGFNVVTWRDDEIVYEMVTDMDESDIRRMLAERDSGEKLARKSAPEADEPLYSLPPAPRAPRSRPPISVEPVTYPTYPQ comes from the coding sequence ATGAACTGCCAGGACCTCGAACGGCTGCTCTATCCGTACCTCGACGGCGAATTCCAGCCCGAGGAACGAGTGGACCTCGAAACCCACCTCTCCGGGTGCGCTGATTGCCGGCGCCGCGCGGAGGAAGAGAAGCAGATGCAGCAGGCGCTGCGGCGAGCCGCGCGCCACTCCGTTTCGGGCATGCGGGCCCCCGCCTCGCTCCGGGCCGGCATCCAAGTGGGCCTCAAGCAGGAGCAGCGCCGCGTCCAGTTCGGCGTCTGGCTGCGCGCCGGGGCCATGGCGCTGGTGGTGGTGACGGTGGGCGGCGGCTGGGCCGCGTTCCACGCCGAGCAGCGCCTGAGCGCGGCCAGGACGGAAGCGGTGCAGCGCCACAGCAAGAGCAAGGCGCTCCCCTTCGAGATTGCCTCCAACGCGCCGGAGCAGGTGGAGGAGTGGTTCAAGGACAAGGTGGATCCGCGCATCACCGTCCCGCAGATTCCCAAGGCCAAGCCGCTGGGCGGGCGCATCTCCATCCTCAACGGCCGCGAAGTCGCGTACATCAGCTACGAGACCCTTCCCGACAACGAAGGTGAGCCGAGCCGCCGCTTGGGCGTCTTCGTGCTCCCTGGCAACGACGAAGTCTCCATCCCGAAGTTCCAGGCCCTGCAAGCCGTGGAAGTGGACTCCGCGCAGGGCTTCAATGTCGTCACCTGGCGCGACGATGAAATCGTCTACGAGATGGTGACGGACATGGACGAAAGCGACATCCGCCGGATGCTCGCCGAGCGCGACAGTGGTGAGAAGCTCGCGCGCAAGTCCGCGCCGGAGGCCGACGAGCCGCTGTATTCGCTCCCGCCCGCGCCTCGCGCGCCACGCTCCCGGCCTCCCATCTCCGTCGAGCCCGTGACGTACCCGACGTACCCTCAGTGA
- a CDS encoding chemotaxis protein CheB has product MAFRVLMVGKGLRALAARGLFDGESLVPVGPAEVDFAGALVAVQRHFPDVVLVDLSALDALPAIEHVMVERPVPVLALHPGVLSGQEAFQAMVAGALDVLERPANPGPEFWAHVSRKLVLLAQVKAVRQVQTRPPPQAARETKPPPPYPLVAIAASLGGPKAVAQVLRMIPRAFPAPIAYCQHISDGFTEGLAHWLSNETALRVLEAEHDVLMAPGTVYIAPSGSHLLVRPEGRLELDAGPALRGFRPSCDMLLTSAGESFGPRCIGVILTGMGRDGARGLKEIRERGGRTIAQDEASSVVWGMPREAVLMGAAHEVLPLSRIGAALMQWVDVC; this is encoded by the coding sequence ATGGCGTTTCGGGTGCTCATGGTGGGCAAGGGGCTGCGTGCGCTCGCGGCCCGGGGCCTGTTCGATGGGGAATCCCTGGTGCCCGTGGGGCCGGCGGAAGTGGACTTCGCCGGCGCCCTGGTGGCCGTGCAGCGGCACTTTCCGGACGTGGTGCTGGTGGACCTGAGCGCGCTGGACGCGCTGCCCGCCATCGAGCACGTCATGGTGGAGCGGCCAGTGCCAGTGCTGGCGCTGCACCCGGGCGTGCTGTCCGGCCAGGAGGCCTTCCAGGCGATGGTGGCGGGCGCGCTGGACGTGCTGGAGCGTCCAGCGAATCCCGGGCCCGAGTTCTGGGCGCATGTGTCGCGCAAGCTGGTGCTGCTGGCGCAGGTGAAGGCGGTGCGGCAGGTGCAGACGCGGCCGCCACCGCAAGCGGCGCGTGAGACGAAGCCGCCTCCGCCGTATCCGCTGGTGGCCATCGCCGCGTCCCTGGGCGGCCCCAAGGCGGTGGCGCAGGTGCTGCGGATGATTCCGCGCGCCTTCCCGGCGCCCATCGCCTACTGCCAGCACATCAGTGACGGCTTCACGGAAGGGCTGGCGCACTGGCTGTCCAATGAAACGGCGCTGCGCGTGCTGGAGGCCGAACATGACGTGCTCATGGCGCCGGGCACGGTGTACATCGCTCCGTCGGGCAGTCACCTCTTGGTCCGACCCGAGGGCAGGTTGGAGCTGGACGCGGGCCCCGCACTTCGCGGTTTCCGGCCGTCCTGTGACATGCTGCTGACTTCAGCGGGTGAGTCGTTCGGCCCGCGCTGCATCGGGGTCATCCTGACGGGCATGGGGCGCGACGGGGCGCGAGGGTTGAAGGAGATTCGAGAGCGCGGCGGTCGGACCATTGCCCAGGACGAAGCGTCGAGCGTCGTCTGGGGCATGCCGCGCGAGGCGGTATTGATGGGCGCGGCGCACGAGGTGCTGCCACTGAGCCGGATTGGCGCGGCGCTGATGCAGTGGGTGGACGTGTGCTGA
- a CDS encoding hybrid sensor histidine kinase/response regulator: protein MDTEALKKSLLKKFQEVTADRLQKIQLGVLDLEKETADQAAEDVARELHTMKGEARMLGLAAIGQLAHAAEDVLRAEREGKTATEVATDVLLRACDVLSDLNEDLSGANTGNSASEEMVRMLAEVSGQTPPAIAGARPAAPPPAPVAAPVVAPAAVAAPVQAPVAAPPTQAPVAEPVAHAAATAHHPAAAHGRDEEAPSAAKSAVADRSIRVNVEVLDALGLLAGDLLVESARGRLRSSETEALFERFSRLGDRFLRLAEEIDISNEVREQLDRVESDLHMLRDDAFRFVRRNDDGINTLHGNLAKMADHVAEARLVPLSTVFDAFPRAVREMSRTQGKEVDLVIENADIGVDRSMLGDVRDALVHLLRNSVDHGVESPDTRQQLGKPLNGRIRIRVRVDGDMLHIEVEDDGRGIDPERLRQAAISKRLINAVQAAALSEREAIELIFRPGFSTRDQVSELSGRGVGMDVVKRKVETLGGSVGVNSRIGRGSTITLRLPQSLALMKVLLVRLGDDVYGMPAADVEAVMRVKPDDRLEIFGTLAVRHRGKPTALVALGPLLGLNGGNRFDKPPAVVVRHGEDHAALVVDGFVDEREVAVKPCGGEFLKAAPFIAGTAALEDGRIAVLLHVPDIMAEVRRMARPVTQAPAAKRLRVLLVDDSPIARATEGALVKALGHSVEEAQDGEEAYVKVQNNTYDLILTDVQMPKLDGFSLARRLKSTPAVARIPVIILSSLASPEDKRRGLDAGADAYLVKGELGVEVLAQAIDRLT from the coding sequence ATGGACACCGAGGCTCTCAAGAAATCCCTCCTGAAGAAGTTTCAGGAGGTCACCGCAGACCGCCTCCAGAAGATTCAGCTGGGGGTATTGGACCTGGAGAAGGAGACCGCGGACCAGGCCGCGGAGGACGTCGCGCGCGAGCTGCACACGATGAAGGGCGAGGCCCGCATGTTGGGTCTGGCCGCCATCGGGCAGCTGGCGCACGCCGCCGAGGACGTCCTGCGCGCAGAGCGCGAGGGCAAGACGGCCACGGAGGTGGCCACCGACGTCCTGCTCAGGGCGTGCGACGTCCTTTCCGATCTCAACGAAGACCTGTCCGGCGCCAACACGGGCAACTCGGCCAGCGAGGAGATGGTCCGCATGCTCGCGGAAGTCTCCGGACAGACGCCGCCCGCCATCGCTGGCGCACGGCCCGCGGCACCGCCGCCGGCCCCTGTCGCCGCGCCCGTGGTGGCACCGGCGGCCGTCGCCGCGCCGGTGCAGGCTCCGGTGGCAGCGCCCCCGACGCAGGCCCCCGTGGCCGAGCCGGTGGCGCACGCCGCTGCAACCGCGCATCACCCGGCTGCCGCGCATGGCCGTGACGAGGAGGCCCCGAGCGCCGCGAAGTCCGCGGTGGCCGACCGGAGCATCCGCGTCAACGTGGAGGTGCTCGACGCGTTGGGGTTGCTCGCGGGCGACCTGCTGGTGGAGAGCGCCCGTGGCCGGCTTCGCAGCTCGGAGACGGAGGCGTTGTTCGAGCGCTTCAGCCGCCTGGGGGACCGCTTCCTCCGGCTGGCGGAAGAAATCGACATCTCGAACGAGGTGCGTGAGCAGCTGGACCGCGTGGAGAGCGACCTCCACATGCTGCGCGACGACGCGTTCCGCTTCGTGCGCCGCAACGACGACGGCATCAACACGCTGCACGGCAACCTGGCGAAGATGGCGGACCACGTGGCCGAGGCCCGGCTGGTGCCGCTGTCCACCGTGTTCGACGCCTTCCCGCGCGCCGTTCGCGAGATGTCGCGCACGCAGGGCAAGGAAGTGGACCTGGTCATCGAGAACGCCGACATCGGCGTGGACCGGTCCATGCTGGGCGACGTGCGCGACGCGCTGGTGCACCTGCTGCGCAACTCGGTGGACCACGGCGTGGAGTCCCCGGACACGCGCCAGCAGCTGGGCAAGCCGCTCAACGGCCGCATCCGCATCCGCGTGCGCGTGGACGGCGACATGCTCCACATCGAGGTGGAGGACGACGGCCGCGGCATCGACCCGGAGCGGCTGCGTCAGGCGGCCATCTCCAAGCGCCTCATCAACGCGGTGCAGGCCGCTGCGCTGTCGGAGCGAGAGGCCATCGAGCTCATCTTCCGCCCCGGCTTCTCCACCCGCGACCAGGTCAGCGAGCTGTCTGGCCGTGGCGTGGGCATGGATGTGGTGAAGCGCAAGGTGGAGACGCTGGGCGGCTCGGTGGGCGTGAACAGCCGCATCGGCCGTGGCAGCACCATCACCCTGCGCCTGCCGCAGTCGCTGGCGTTGATGAAGGTGCTGCTGGTGCGCCTGGGGGACGACGTCTACGGCATGCCCGCCGCGGACGTGGAAGCCGTCATGCGCGTCAAGCCGGATGACCGGCTGGAGATCTTCGGCACGCTGGCCGTGCGGCACCGTGGCAAGCCCACGGCGCTGGTGGCGCTGGGGCCGCTGTTGGGCCTCAACGGCGGCAATCGCTTCGACAAGCCACCCGCGGTGGTGGTGCGTCACGGCGAGGACCACGCGGCGCTGGTGGTGGACGGCTTCGTGGACGAGCGCGAAGTGGCCGTGAAGCCTTGCGGCGGCGAGTTCCTCAAGGCCGCGCCCTTCATCGCCGGCACCGCGGCGCTGGAGGACGGGCGCATCGCCGTGCTGCTCCATGTCCCGGACATCATGGCGGAGGTGCGCCGCATGGCCCGCCCCGTCACCCAGGCCCCCGCCGCCAAGCGCCTCCGGGTGCTGCTGGTGGATGACTCGCCCATTGCCCGCGCCACGGAAGGGGCGCTGGTGAAGGCGCTGGGGCACTCGGTGGAGGAAGCCCAGGACGGCGAAGAGGCCTACGTGAAGGTGCAGAACAACACCTACGACCTCATCCTCACGGACGTGCAGATGCCCAAGCTGGACGGGTTCTCGCTGGCGCGACGGCTCAAGTCGACGCCCGCGGTGGCTCGCATTCCGGTCATCATCCTGTCGTCGCTCGCCTCACCCGAGGACAAGCGGCGCGGGTTGGATGCCGGCGCGGACGCGTACCTCGTCAAGGGCGAGCTGGGCGTGGAGGTTCTCGCGCAGGCCATCGACCGGCTGACCTGA
- a CDS encoding response regulator: protein MSRVLVIDDSPMLVELTVRALTAAGYQASGAQDLASLEQKLAEGPFSLILMDVNMPEMFGDDVVEYLRRQKKVTAKLVLYSDISEAELDGKTKASGADGYILKSGGLEAVLGGVMGLIGPPALGIPTAVPTPAAAPAAAPTPPAPAAPAPAAAAGLKPAPTTGGRKPRILIVDDSEMTARIIEADLVAKGFEVHVADTADKATKIILKKQTRPDLVLLDVRMPNVNGEQFCRFIKSNSLFKGIKVLLCSGENVEELQRICREAGADGYIPKDAVMGNLVAKELMPTGNE from the coding sequence ATGTCGCGCGTACTGGTCATTGATGACAGCCCGATGCTGGTGGAGCTCACCGTCCGGGCGCTCACCGCCGCCGGCTACCAGGCGAGCGGCGCGCAGGACCTTGCCAGCCTCGAGCAGAAGCTCGCCGAGGGGCCGTTCTCGCTCATCCTCATGGACGTCAACATGCCGGAGATGTTCGGCGACGACGTCGTGGAGTACCTCCGCCGGCAGAAGAAGGTCACCGCGAAGCTGGTCCTCTATTCCGACATCTCCGAGGCGGAGCTGGACGGAAAGACGAAGGCTTCGGGGGCGGACGGCTACATCCTGAAGAGCGGTGGGCTCGAAGCCGTGCTCGGCGGGGTCATGGGTCTCATTGGCCCCCCCGCCCTGGGCATCCCCACCGCCGTGCCCACTCCGGCCGCGGCCCCCGCGGCGGCGCCCACCCCGCCGGCTCCCGCGGCCCCTGCCCCCGCGGCGGCGGCCGGCCTCAAGCCGGCTCCCACCACGGGCGGGCGCAAGCCGCGCATCCTCATCGTGGATGACAGCGAGATGACGGCCCGCATCATCGAAGCGGACCTGGTGGCCAAGGGCTTCGAGGTCCACGTCGCCGACACCGCCGACAAGGCCACGAAAATCATCCTCAAGAAGCAGACGCGTCCGGACCTGGTGCTGCTGGACGTGCGCATGCCCAACGTGAACGGCGAGCAGTTCTGCCGCTTCATCAAGAGCAACAGCCTCTTCAAGGGCATCAAGGTGCTGCTGTGCTCGGGTGAGAACGTCGAGGAGTTGCAGCGCATCTGCCGCGAGGCGGGCGCCGACGGCTACATCCCCAAGGACGCGGTGATGGGCAACCTGGTGGCCAAGGAGCTGATGCCCACCGGTAACGAGTAG
- a CDS encoding sigma-70 family RNA polymerase sigma factor, with translation MLDFRQPNRTKQEFEELALAHLDPLYSAALRLTKNERDAEDLVQDTCMRAYRFFDKFERGTNIKAWLFKILTNTFINRYRRKVKERTVVEGVEREAVHERFVSRDATDFAANPEQYFFDRLLSDDVLRAIDALPIDFRLVVILADLQEFSYKEIAEILECPVGTVMSRLFRGRKLLQKNLREYAEGQGVFRHDGEPVNAPADLEEYRHRKKTG, from the coding sequence ATGTTGGATTTCAGGCAACCCAACCGGACGAAGCAGGAATTCGAAGAGCTGGCGCTAGCCCATCTGGACCCGCTCTATTCGGCGGCGCTGCGCCTGACGAAGAACGAGCGCGACGCCGAGGACCTGGTGCAGGACACCTGCATGCGGGCGTACCGCTTCTTCGACAAGTTCGAGCGCGGGACGAACATCAAGGCCTGGCTCTTCAAGATTCTCACCAACACCTTCATCAACCGCTACCGGCGGAAGGTGAAGGAGCGCACGGTGGTCGAAGGCGTGGAGCGCGAGGCCGTCCACGAGCGCTTCGTGAGCCGGGACGCGACGGACTTCGCGGCCAACCCCGAGCAGTACTTCTTCGACCGGCTCCTGTCGGACGACGTGCTGCGGGCCATTGACGCGCTGCCCATCGACTTCCGGCTGGTGGTCATCCTCGCGGACCTCCAGGAGTTCTCCTACAAGGAGATCGCGGAGATTCTCGAGTGCCCCGTGGGCACGGTCATGAGCCGCCTGTTCCGCGGACGCAAGCTCCTGCAGAAGAACCTGCGTGAGTACGCCGAGGGCCAGGGCGTATTCCGGCATGACGGTGAGCCGGTGAACGCCCCCGCGGACCTGGAAGAGTATCGCCACAGGAAGAAGACAGGGTAG
- a CDS encoding methyl-accepting chemotaxis protein: MSLDTPNEKPAGKARARKAPASKAGATNAASTSSSTKAITDTLLTVLSGNLQARVPKELVGESGAELAHLLNQVLDQFSASEHRKHVAAQEIDQALDALIGLVREGDLSRWNTTTEDPQLGPLLEGFGKVIETLRTFVREINEAALRLSSSANQVLAASTQHETSSTEQAAAIHETTATMEELKHASAQIAENAGSVARVAEETLGAARAGRGAIGEFIQAMQQIRSDGVAVADSIAKLSKRVERIGTVVEVIDEIADRSDLLALNAALEGSRAGEAGKGFSIVAAEMRRLAENVLDSTKEIKNLITEIREATAAAAGAAEASKSATESGEKLGAVAAQAVEGILAGVQETSDAARVINLATQQQRTATEQVVASMAEIEDVTRQTTQASKQATGAAAELTQLAGRLAELIKRFKAD; encoded by the coding sequence ATGTCCCTGGACACCCCCAACGAGAAGCCCGCGGGCAAGGCTCGCGCCCGGAAGGCCCCCGCCTCCAAGGCCGGCGCCACGAACGCGGCGTCGACCTCTTCCTCCACCAAGGCCATCACCGACACGCTGCTGACGGTGCTGTCCGGCAACCTCCAGGCCCGCGTGCCCAAGGAGCTGGTCGGTGAGTCCGGCGCGGAGCTGGCGCACCTGCTCAACCAGGTGCTGGACCAGTTCTCGGCCTCCGAGCACCGCAAGCACGTGGCGGCGCAGGAAATCGACCAGGCGCTGGACGCGCTCATCGGCCTGGTGCGCGAGGGCGACCTGTCCCGGTGGAACACCACCACCGAAGACCCGCAGCTCGGGCCCCTGCTGGAGGGCTTCGGCAAGGTCATTGAGACGCTGCGCACCTTCGTGCGGGAGATCAACGAGGCGGCCCTGAGGCTGTCCTCGTCCGCCAATCAGGTGCTGGCGGCCTCCACGCAGCATGAGACGTCCTCCACGGAGCAGGCGGCGGCCATCCACGAGACGACCGCCACCATGGAAGAGCTGAAGCACGCGTCGGCGCAGATCGCCGAGAACGCGGGCAGCGTGGCGCGCGTGGCGGAAGAGACGCTGGGCGCGGCGCGCGCGGGCCGGGGCGCCATTGGCGAGTTCATCCAGGCCATGCAGCAGATCCGCAGCGACGGCGTCGCGGTGGCGGACTCCATCGCGAAGCTGTCCAAGCGCGTGGAGCGCATCGGCACGGTGGTGGAAGTCATCGACGAGATTGCCGACCGCTCCGACCTGCTGGCGCTGAACGCGGCGCTGGAAGGCAGCCGCGCGGGTGAGGCCGGAAAGGGCTTCTCCATCGTCGCGGCGGAGATGCGGCGTCTTGCGGAGAACGTCCTGGACTCCACCAAGGAGATCAAGAACCTCATCACCGAGATTCGCGAGGCCACGGCCGCCGCGGCCGGCGCCGCCGAGGCGTCCAAGTCCGCCACGGAGTCCGGTGAGAAGCTGGGCGCGGTGGCGGCGCAGGCGGTGGAAGGCATCCTCGCCGGCGTCCAGGAGACGAGCGACGCGGCCCGCGTCATCAACCTGGCCACGCAGCAGCAGCGCACGGCCACCGAGCAGGTGGTGGCCTCCATGGCGGAGATCGAGGATGTGACGCGCCAGACGACGCAGGCCTCGAAGCAGGCCACGGGCGCGGCCGCGGAGCTGACGCAGTTGGCCGGACGGCTGGCCGAGCTCATCAAGCGGTTCAAGGCCGACTAG
- a CDS encoding radical SAM protein, whose product MTSAPKLLFADPKGRVMEHPYLLATLRSGEELVPPQDKPIPLPSAGRLVHLPGRLPVGLHPETGELELVREMKVGGKTFVPNAVGALLPPGYTRTFLPGEVKGSGPVLPQWAYTAAAWVGEGPVAWAIHTDRRSHWDPERFSTPDMKDLVAKHMARFPDNRVLKQLKTCAMLYRCFTSQNTFYVRDEAAIPASVMCNARCVGCISDQPADGPPASHERMDDGPTGEEMGQIGLFHLEHAPGRTMVSFGQGCEGEPLTRWKQIAEAIRYMRARTQAGSININTNASLTRGLEALFDAGLDAIRVSLNSAVKDLYEAYYKPVKYGWEDVEASIALARERGAYLALNLLLFPGVTDREGEVRALERLVKKYRVDQVQTRSLCIDPLQYLEVARERGAGGEPVGIRTLLQRLKAARPGLIVGNFARGLEERENAAGLR is encoded by the coding sequence ATGACGTCTGCTCCGAAGCTCCTATTCGCGGACCCCAAGGGACGGGTGATGGAACATCCGTACCTGCTCGCCACGCTGCGCAGCGGCGAAGAGCTCGTTCCTCCGCAGGACAAGCCCATTCCGCTGCCGTCCGCCGGGCGGCTCGTCCACCTGCCAGGGCGCCTCCCGGTGGGCCTGCATCCGGAGACGGGGGAGCTGGAGCTCGTCCGCGAGATGAAGGTGGGGGGCAAGACGTTTGTCCCCAACGCAGTGGGCGCGCTGCTGCCCCCCGGCTACACGCGCACCTTCCTCCCCGGCGAGGTGAAGGGCAGTGGCCCCGTGCTGCCGCAGTGGGCGTACACCGCCGCGGCCTGGGTGGGAGAGGGGCCGGTGGCGTGGGCCATCCATACCGACCGTCGCTCCCACTGGGACCCGGAGCGGTTCTCCACGCCGGACATGAAGGACCTGGTGGCGAAGCACATGGCGCGCTTCCCGGACAACCGGGTGCTGAAGCAGCTCAAGACGTGCGCGATGCTCTATCGGTGCTTCACGTCGCAGAACACCTTCTACGTGCGTGACGAGGCCGCCATCCCCGCGTCCGTCATGTGCAACGCACGCTGCGTGGGCTGCATCTCCGACCAGCCGGCGGACGGCCCACCGGCGTCGCACGAGCGCATGGATGACGGGCCCACGGGTGAGGAGATGGGCCAGATTGGCCTCTTCCACCTGGAGCACGCGCCGGGCCGCACCATGGTGAGCTTCGGCCAGGGCTGCGAGGGCGAGCCGCTTACGCGCTGGAAGCAGATTGCCGAGGCCATCCGCTACATGCGGGCGCGCACGCAGGCGGGCTCCATCAACATCAACACCAACGCCAGCCTCACGCGCGGCCTGGAGGCCCTCTTCGACGCGGGGCTGGATGCCATCCGCGTGTCGCTCAACTCGGCGGTGAAGGACCTCTACGAGGCCTACTACAAGCCGGTGAAGTACGGCTGGGAGGACGTGGAGGCCTCCATCGCCCTGGCGCGTGAGCGCGGCGCGTACCTGGCGCTGAACCTGCTGCTGTTCCCCGGCGTCACCGACCGCGAGGGCGAGGTGCGGGCGCTGGAGCGGCTGGTGAAGAAGTACCGCGTGGACCAGGTGCAGACGCGCTCGCTGTGCATCGACCCGCTGCAGTACCTGGAGGTGGCGCGCGAGCGCGGCGCGGGAGGAGAGCCGGTGGGCATCCGCACGCTGCTTCAGCGGCTGAAGGCGGCACGCCCGGGGCTCATCGTGGGCAACTTCGCGCGCGGGCTGGAAGAGCGCGAGAACGCGGCCGGGCTCCGGTAG